Below is a window of Ahaetulla prasina isolate Xishuangbanna chromosome 1, ASM2864084v1, whole genome shotgun sequence DNA.
AAGCCGAAGAGCCACCTGGAGGTGCCCTTGGAGGAGAACCTGAACCGGCGGGTGCTGGAGGAGGGCTCAGTGGAAGCCCGCACCATTGAGGAGGCCATCGCGGTGCTCAGGTGGGGCTGGGCGGGTCTCCTGGGGGCACGGGGTGAGCGCCTCCCTCACAGTCAGGGGTCTCTGGGGGCCCCTCACCAGTGGAGCGGCTGCACAGGCTCCTCTTCCGCTAGCCAGGTTGGCATGTGGGGCCCCTGGGAGCCTTTGAGGCTGTGGAGTGAGGAGGGCATTGCCCCAGTAGAAAGAGCAGATCCCTGTGCTGCAGGTCCCCTCCCCTCTCTAAAAAGGGCCTAAGGCTGGGGGTCCACACTCCACCTGGGAGGCTGAAGAGGGTCTGTGGGACCCTCAGCAGCCCTGGGAGCCCCTCACAGTTTGGGAGCCTCCTTTCCGGATGGGCTGCAAAGTGGCATCCAGGCCAGGGGTGGGATCGTGAGGTTCCTCTGCTGGACGAGAGGAGGCCTGGGGATGGGGGCCTATGCTGTGGGGCGGGCCAGGTGGGGATGGGCGCCCCTCGCTCACCCTGCTGCCACCCTTCCCCGCAGCGTGGCCGAGGACCCAGACCGGCACCCGGAGCGCCGGATGAAGGCGGCCTTCTCAGCCTTCGAAGAGGAGACCCTGCCCCGCCTGAAGCAGGAGAACCCCAACATGCGCCTGTCCCAGCTGAAGCAGCTGTTGAAGAAGGAGTGGATGAAGTCCCCCGAGAACCCCATGAACCAGCGGCACGCGACCTACAACAGCCAGAAATGAGACTGGGGGGGAGGGCTGCTCCACCACCTCCCCAGCCCCTTCCAGGCTACCCCCCCCCTCATTTCCCTTCCGCTCTTCCCCACTTGCTCTGGAGGGCTATTAGGGCCCCTTGGGAATGGGGCAGGGAGGGCCCCAAGAGCCCACTCAGCCCCTGCACCCTAGCCCCTATTTCCTGGCTGCCTTCCTGAGCCGGTGGGGAGGGGAGGCCGAATTCAGAAGGCTCCCCCTATTCTTCCTTGTACCGCCCCCACTCCTGAAATGGGCAGCtctgctccccctcccctccgtCCAGATATCTAGCCCAGTGCAGGGAGGCTGGCTGCACTGCAGCTCCGCCCCCTCTGTTCTGCCCTCCTGAAGACCCCCTTGACTGCTTCAGCAGCTCCCAGCCCCCCACTTGAGGTGCAGGCTTGCCCCCCCTTCTGCAGATGGGGTCAGGATTCTGGCCTGGGCCCCTCttgccttccccaccccaggAGGGGACAAAGCTGGTCCTCTTTCGCTCTCTCCCAAGACCCCCAGTACTTCGGGTACCCAGAGGGCCACCTTCTGCCCCTTTCTCCCCCAAAGGGCCCCTCACCCCGTGGCGGAGGGGAGGCAGAAGACCCCTGCCTCTTCTGCTGATGTGGGAACCCCGAAGTATCTTCTTCCCTGGGCTTCGGTCTGCCTTGGTCTCTGTGCCTGCCCCTTCATGACTCCAGAAATGGAGGTCCGGGGATGGGCCAGTCTGGTCACTGGGTCTtgcatcccccaccccaccccagaagGGCAAAGCCTTTCCTAAAGAGAgtggggggggttcccctggggATCCTGCTGCTGCCCTGCTGGGTCGGTGCCAGTTTTCGACCTCTGGCTGTGGGCCTGCAgtgccccctcctcccccctccctcttcctcagtTGGGCTTTGCACTGCAGCCCTCCTCCCACCTCTGGCTGctcctggcccctccccttcccccccaactGTCAGAGTGCCATTTGCCTGACTTGAACCCTCAGCCAGCTGGAGCCTTTTGGGCAGCTGGGGTGGGAGCCACCGCCTCACTCCATGCCAGGCAGCCCCCAACCCCTGCTGGCCTTTGCTGTCCCACCATCAGAACAGGCCCTGCCCATGTGTAAGTACACCCCCCCCTTCCTATCTCCATGAAGGGTCTGGCCAGTCTTGTTCCGCTTGGGCCTTCAAAAGACCACCTGCagggaatggggagggggagggattgtGCTGACTGGCCGGCCCCTCCTACTTTGCCGCTTCTTACGTGTTCAGGGAAAGTTCTGGACTTTTAAAACATGGACAGATACCTCAACCCCATGACAAAATAAAGAGAATTGTGCCCGCCTCTGCACTCCACTGCTCTCTCCCCTAGCCGGGCAGGACTTGCCAAGCTGGTCTTTGACTTCATGGCTTGAAAGGCAGGCAGCACATCCCCCCCAGGCCTGACCTCACTAcatcaatccccccccccaacaaaccCCCTGAGTGCTAGAAGGGGGGGAGCAAAGCCCCAGAACAGCTGCCTTCAATGCAGAAGGATTAAAATGCTATTGCCTGGAGGTGGCACTGTGGAgggttgccccccccccctttccccagcAGCACCTTTCTGCGGGCTGGGCTGGGTTTCTAGTGACCCCCCCTGCAGCTCCCTGGGGGGTGCTTCTTCCCCTGTGGCTCCTGGCAGCagcccttctgcagatgtgaacttGGATGGGGTGGAGAGGGTGGGGGCCATGGCAGCAGGGGCCCTGCACCACTCTGCCCCAGGATCTTGGCCCttccagcccccctccccacccctgcgaTGCCTGCTTGGACGGTTCCCTCCTCCCTCTGCTgtgtggggggggttgtgaagatgATTGGCACCTTACACCAGCCCTCCGGGAGGAAGGCGGAGTGGTCCAGGTCAGCCTTGTTGTCATGGCAACGGGGCATCTCCCTCTGCAGagtcgcgggggggggggagaatgggggAATCCGGGCGTGGGTGGAGAGTCACGAGGCAGCGGGCGGGATTCCTCCGCAGAGCCGGGCTTCCCCGAGCGAGACGGGGGCGGAGGCGGCGCTTCCCTGAAATGCAGACGGGCGGTGGAGAAGGGGGAGCGGGGGCGCAGAAACCTCCCGCAAAGCGGCTATTCTCGGCTCCTTGGCTGAAAAGGAAGCGCTTTCACTGCGGGGACCCCAACTGTCTCCCGatgccccctccctcctttccttcacaACGGCTGTGCGGGGTCGGGAGGATCCCCCTGGGCAGTCTCCTCCCAAGCGCGGGGGAGGGGCGATGCGGCGCGAGCAAGGATTTCGGGAAGTAGCCTCGGCCGAAAGCGGACTTTCGGGGGTGGGGGTCCCCATCCACGATGCAAGCCCAGCATCCCTTCTCGACGAGTCCCCCGGCAAGCGGGGCTTTGGGGCTCCGGAGTTTCGGGTGGTGGAAGGGACGGGAGGCGCTCATCACAATCGACCCGGTTCGGCCTTCTCCGAATCCTGGTCTGGGGGGCCGGGGCAGATTGCACCCCGGGAGCCGACCACCTCGAGAAAACAGAAGCTGCTGCGGGCAAAAAGGCCCTCGGCTGGGCGTCTCTCGGGGATGGGAAGCCCCGAAGAGGGTCGCGGACTCCGGGGTTGCAATTCTCGCACGCagcgccccctcccccactcGCGGCCGGCCTCGAGATCCCAAGGAAGCCGTCTCCGGGGGGCCTGCGGAGCTGGGTTGGCAAAGGTGCCGCTGGGCGGCAAAGACCGCCGGCCCCTGGAGGCAGCTATGGGCGCCGGGAGTCGCCGGCCCCTCTTCCTCGCACACccgggggagagaggaaggaagttcGGCCACAGCAGGACTGGCGCTCGACTTCTCTGCCCCTGACTCTCCAGCCCCCCACCAGCTGCTACTCCAGCCGCGTTTCTGCAGGGGGGACTACACTACTGCGACCCCAAAGAGACCCGCCCCCCGTTTCTTCTCTCCACCAACCCCCCCGGGGGCCCTTCGGCAGATCCGCGCCGCCTTCCTTCCACTGTCGAGGAAGCCGGGAGCGCGGCGGGGGGGCAGATGGGGTGGCAGCGGCCTCTACCCTGGAAGGGCCGGACCGCCGGCTGAGCTTGGGGACCCCGGGAGCCCCCCAGCCGCATCTCCCACGCGTGAGCGCTCAGGAAGCCCCCGCCCTGCCGGCAGCGCTTCTCtcgcccgtcccgtcccgtcccctcccctccccctcgccTCTGATGCTTGCGGGATCCTCCTggcgcggcctccccaccctccaccccGCACGGCGGCTCAGTTTCTGCAGACTGGGAGCCAGCTAGCTAAGCGGCGGCTCTGAGGGGGCCgcccttgaagagtattgggAAGCGGAAAGGCGGTGGCGGATGGGTCGCTGTGGCGCTCCCTTCCTGCCGCTGCTCTGCGCTGGGCTCCCGGAGGATTCAAACTGGAGTTGCCACCCCCCGCCCCTGCAGACCCCGAGGGGGCGCTCCCATTGGGCGAAGGCTCCTTGGGTCCGACCCCGCGGTGGCCCTCGCCCTGGGGCTGATGAAACGGGCTCCCCCGCTCGGGCTGCCAGGCCGAAGGAGCCCCGTCGCTCGGCTGATCAGTTTAGTGATGATGGCGGGGAACCATTTTCTCCCCATCAAAGTCAAGTTTTCGTTTTATGGCAAATCGTTTCGGGCCGAAAGGAAGGCGCGTCTTCCGTCCGCTCTTCGCTTGCACAGAACTGGGCTGCCGGGAGTTTTGGCTGCACGCGCCGTGCCCGACGCGCCCTCCGTGGGCGGCCtgcgctgggggaggggggagggggcagaattCGGCTTGCTCGTTTTGAGACGGGAATAGCGCGCCCTGCCTGCCTCCGTTGAGCGGGAAGGGTCGGGCTGGGCTCCAGTACTTCGCTCGGGCGGAACTCGGTTCTGACGGCGCCGGTTGCGCTTTGCAGTCCTCTCTGCTACGCCCGAGTCTCCCGCCCCATCTCCTTCCCGGGCGCAGCCTCCGCCCCTCCCGAGCCCCGTCCGCTTTAGCCCCTTTGTTCTCCCGGAGCGGGCAATCGAGGGGCAAGGGGGGGCCTTTGGAGTGGGAGCCCCAGCAGAGCCGTCTAGGCCCTCTTGGCAAGAGCCCCACTCTCCATTGCGGGAGCCCCTGGCAGCTCCTGGAGCCGCCCCTTCGGCCCTCGCCTTCCGTGGCGGAGATGTTCGCGGGGCTGCTGCGGGGGGTGCGGGAGCTCCCGGAATTGCGTCTCTTGCCCGGAGCCGTCGCGCTCCTTTCCCGGCCTTGCAGCTCGCTTGCAGCGCGGAGGCTCCTGGGCGGCCCTGACCTGTCCTCGCCTCTCTCCGCCAGCCCCTCCGACGGGGGAGGCGCAAGGCCTCGGGCCCCCCACCGCTCGCTGGCTCTCCCCACCGCCGCGCTTTCCCGCGTTCCGTGAACCGGATTGCAGGTCCGGCGGCTCGGAAGACCCGCCAGCCCCGAAGAGGACCCCGACGCCGCGCCCTCCCCGTCGGCCCCTCCGCGGCTGGCTGGTCTTGCCCGGCGGACTGGCTTCTGCGGGCAGAGGGGCTTCCCCGGCGCTGCCGCTGCGGTCCCGAGGGCGGGCGGGGTCTCGGGGAAAGCCCGCCCCCGCCCCTCTCTCGGCTTCTTGGCTGGCGGGAAGGGGACCCGCCCGCCGCCCCCCTGCCTGGCCAGGCGATCCCGGGGGGGTCCCAGGCAGGGGAGGCGGAgaccccgccccgccccctccCCGAGCCGCCGGCGGCGGGGCTTCCTCTCCGGCAGGGCGGGATCCCGGTTGCTGGGGCGCGGTGGGGCTTTTGTTCCCGGCTGGCGGGCTGAGCGGGCTGAGCCGCAGCGCTGGAGCCTCGCGGCGGCCGGAGGACGGAGCAGGTATTTGCGCAGGGCGGCCGGCGGGGCGCGGGGGAGCCTCGGCGCCGGCAGAGAAGGGCCGTTCGCGGGCTGCGCCTCCTCCCGTCGCGCGTTCTGGCCGGGCGGCCGCCTCGGCCTTCAGCGGCTCCGGCAGCTCAGGAGACTCCGGCGGGAGACTCCGGCTCTGCCTTGGCCGCGGCGACGGCGGCTTTTGTCCCCGGGCGACTCCGGCGCTGCCGGCCGGGGACGCCTGCTGGTCTGCGCGGCTGCCGGCTTGTGGTCGCGTCTGGACACCTCCCCACCCCAAAACAAGCTGCCCTGAGCTGTGGCGGGAGGGGCCGGTGTGAGAGTGTCGCGTTTGCACTTCGGGGGGTCTCAAGTTTGCCGAAGTTGGCATTGCCAGCAAGCAGCCCGAAGGGCCGGGAGTCTTTCTGGGGCTGCTGCTCAGGACTCCCCCGTCCTCTTCGTTGCCTCTCCCTTAGCAGCCGCCCCGGGCACTCGTGCGGGTGGTGGTGGCAGGAAACGTGCACCGCAACCTCCCCCCGCCCCAGTGACTGTGCAGccagcctgggggtggggggtgggcgtTTTGTGATGGGATCTGTGCAGCAGCAGCCGTTCTGTTGTGGCTGGGTGAGTTGGCCCCCACTTGCCAGGGATGGTCTGGCTCTGAATAGTGCAATTTGATCCTAACGTCCCCTCACGGAAAAAGTATAGCAACTCATCTAATATAATATGCAGAAATCTACTATAGTGTGTAAGAAATATCATGTAATATAAAACGTAAGAAAAGAGCATCTCCAGGAGAAGctaataagtattttaaaaataattgctgcTCTGGAGAGTGAgaagggtggcatataaatttaataaatacattaaaatgatCTCCCTGACAAATTCtccatgcaggctggggaattctgggtgttgatgtCCATAGATTTTTAACCCCCTGCTCTTAAGGATCCCACTAATCTTGAGGTGGGAAAAACTCATTTATCCCTTAGGCACAATTTAAGGTCTCTCCAGCCTGGCTGGCTTGGAAGACCACATACCCCCAATGGGCAGATGCCTAGAGTTTGCTGGCTTTCCGAGAGTGGCCCCTTGTGTTAGGGTGGGCCTCTGTATCCCTGGCATCAGGTTCCGGCCACTTTTGGGTTTTCTAAAGGGCAGAAGCAGAAGGCAAGACCTCTGTAGGAGATGGAGGAATGGGAGGTCTCCACAGGGCATGTGAGGGTCCCTGGCCCTGAGGAGGGGCTGAGGACTTTAGGatgtaataaaggagaatattt
It encodes the following:
- the LOC131188377 gene encoding basic salivary proline-rich protein 1-like, whose product is MPTSANLRPPEVQTRHSHTGPSRHSSGQLVLGWGGVQTRPQAGSRADQQASPAGSAGVARGQKPPSPRPRQSRSLPPESPELPEPLKAEAAARPERATGGGAARERPFSAGAEAPPRPAGRPAQIPAPSSGRREAPALRLSPLSPPAGNKSPTAPQQPGSRPAGEEAPPPAARGGGGAGSPPPLPGTPPGSPGQAGGRRAGPLPASQEAERGAGAGFPRDPARPRDRSGSAGEAPLPAEASPPGKTSQPRRGRRGGRGVGVLFGAGGSSEPPDLQSGSRNAGKRGGGESQRAVGGPRPCASPVGGAGGERRGQVRAAQEPPRCKRAARPGKERDGSGQETQFRELPHPPQQPREHLRHGRRGPKGRLQELPGAPAMESGALAKRA